The Sebastes umbrosus isolate fSebUmb1 chromosome 19, fSebUmb1.pri, whole genome shotgun sequence genome has a segment encoding these proteins:
- the nup214 gene encoding nuclear pore complex protein Nup214 isoform X1, which translates to MSEDTDSPPEREMKDFQFRQMKKARVFDPAEDLSKERTNLLTISNKFGLTFVGLDRTFKVYLTQDILSVDSFDGNANEIVDGIGPLAEVTGELSLHHLALSCDELTLSVCGMSEEAGLSLTFYDVRTFMNKARQQKLPFASLLPAVPPRTSVQDLKWNPVQASMLAACLSDGRMMILDVTDGVRVQAELPALCGITCICWSPKGKQVAAGTMNSTVSQYTPVLEEKKVIPCPNFYTSDEPVKVLDVLWLRTFVFAVVYAAADGSLETPPELVLISLPKKDEKVETKYMNFSETVYGSCTERQHHYFLSHVEDWDLVFAASAASIEVSVIAARQEDKNWELWILEDASRAELPVTETNEDTLPLGLAIDYTSQQEIHISDEKTLPPAPILLMLSTEGLLCPFALLNLNPGVKQLVSAPAVLALDGERLPKPGSLAAQPPKMAASFPSAPATFPNLGLTLAAASTPPAPAASSSAAPFSMVPTVPVSSASSSGFVFSVPTTCAPSAAPAFSLGATTPFGSGSSGFSFASKPPSDTPSATSAFSFTPSIKAPAMAAPVPAPTPQSIAAASPPTVKLNLNERFSALETPAPSPHIPTSFSFNSSLPKTVASNSSIMTAPPISATKPPAVLAPVRPVQTSTPPTVVQKPAPAAQGRVQTPQAAVSVKALEKQLQQKRDSDPIMAGILEEIAHFQKELDDLKARSARADFKVGTNEEMKELRKESEDLHIFTLEIKETTESLHGDIGTLKTTLLEGFAGAEEAKAQSELSRDRNYRQLLYKKPLDPRSEEQLKEIRRLYQYVMFAVEDVNDVLDVEWEKHLEKKKKQKHMVVPGREGLFTTLANNLYIINQQKNRLDQLIKQLTSLRLYNKTTAPTINRSAATATAAGLESELESLRDALLKARLDSIPPQTKSKSPAVKISPVKQSQLRNFLSKGQMPPVRSTAPANLSRSAFLSPKYYEDLDDVSSTSSLSQSLEPHPADLELEEEELQPELLPLTVLPPALSTPRHPTVVRTPSILPGFGAIQSTPLTKLHSVPGMVFGLSPIASPIPTNKINLSGADSTALATKTVKHGAPPSERTIPVTPNPGQAAANAALRRQMANQKPAVVNTSLTESTLKTVPQVVNVQELKDKGPPLPVSSTISSSVPDPTAAVFAAVSSNQAKRNPSQGIQKLSAESTTAPQSSFVFGQPPKTDVSATPAISAEQSSSKGFSFTSGSAAFSFASVAQGAGMSQAKDVNKFSFVGNGKMMFGQPGEEPFSLTPNSTSPALGTASPTLPPNISGDKPASTTTAPRTGQQPLKIVGGETLGSFSGLRVGHGEEAKDSATKPAAGSFTFGETGIGIGKGAAQFGFAAGLQKSTEDSTGADLSKGAVSGSLFKPPEPNAKQAFSVPQSSSAASASPTSFGSLLTASSDPSEEPKVSPQPSEPTPPPEKEPATAAAVESASPVAVPEPAADAVVTETTAAAVPAPTPAPPYPTTAPTPDPPSYFTAVTEATPPTPATAAPTIEATPDSTTTTTTAHVPTAVAPVSQVAPTAFQVPSSDKPGSIFTQPAPAITDSSSLGLTPVISTVAAAATTPTPTVVNSTTTTAASTVFGQPAAPPAAPAAPAAPAAPAAPAAPAAPSVPAATGFGSTAFGASTGTVFGNSVFGQATGFGQPASNTETSGGFSFGQSAFGASSNSATTGGSLFGAATATNASSFSFGTSGAITASSTGTGLFGQTTAPAFGQSTGFGQGSVFGSNTTTSSSTGFSFGQPSGESFGCSTAPPVFGQQAGSGSVFGQQQQPSSGGTLFGSNPANPAGSPAGGFFSGLGGKPSEDAANKNPFGAGGAPGGFGQPGQTGANSLFGDSGAKTFGFGPSSFGEQKPSGTFSTGAGSVAAQGFGSYSSPTKSGGFGSAPVFGSPPSFGSSQAFGTGATFGSSPSFPNNMVPSAGKVFGEGTAASSMGGFGFASPPSGPSFGALANQQSAPSFGGLAQQGPGFGSQQPSSFSGFGQQQQQQQQQQQQQQQQQQQQQQQQQAGGFSGNTFGSTNQSSPQTFASWRS; encoded by the exons gCAAGACAACAGAAGCTACCTTTTGCATCATTGCTGCCAGCAGTACCACCTCGCACTTCAGTGCAAGACCTGAAGTGGAATCCTGTCCAGGCATCCATGTTGGCCGCCTGTCTGTCTGACGGCCGTATGATGATTTTGGATGTTACTGACGGTGTCAGAGTGCAGGCTGAGCTGCCTGCTTTATGTGGCATCACATGCA TTTGCTGGAGTCCAAAAGGAAAACAAGTCGCTGCAGGAACAATGAATTCCACAGTCAGTCAGTATACACCAGTA CTAGAAGAAAAGAAAGTTATCCCATGTCCAAACTTCTACACCTCTGACGAACCCGTCAAAG TTCTGGATGTGCTGTGGCTGAGAACCTTTGTGTTTGCAGTGGTATACGCTGCTGCAGATGGATCCCTTGAGACCCCTCCTGAGCTAGTGTTAATCTCCCTCCCT aaGAAAGATGAGAAGGTGGAGACAAAGTATATGAACTTTAGTGAGACGGTGTACGGCAGCTGCACTGAGCGACAACATCACTACTTTCTTAGCCACGTAGAGGACTG GGACCTTGTGTTTGCGGCATCGGCGGCTTCCATTGAAGTCAGCGTCATAGCCGCCAGACAAGAGGACAAG AACTGGGAGCTTTGGATCCTGGAAGATGCGAGTAGGGCTGAGCTCCCAGTGACGGAGACAAATGAAGACACTCTGCCCCTGGGCTTAGCCATAGACTACACCAGCCAGCAGGAGATCCACATCA GTGATGAGAAGACCTTGCCCCCAGCGCCCATTCTGCTGATGCTCTCCACGGAGGGATTACTCTGCCCGTTCGCTCTGCTCAACCTCAATCCCGGGGTTAAGCAACTGGTCTCAGCCCCCGCCGTCCTCGCCTTGGACGGGGAGAGACTGCCCAAGCCAG GTTCTTTGGCAGCCCAACCTCCCAAAATGGCTGCCTCCTTCCCATCTGCCCCAGCAACATTCCCAAACCTCGGTCTTACTTTAGCAGCTGCTTCCactcctccagctcctgctgCATCTTCCTCCGCTGCCCCATTCAGCATGGTTCCCACAGTTCCAGTGTCGTCGGCATCATCATCGGGCTTCGTCTTCTCGGTCCCGACTACATGCGCCCCTTCTGCTGCTCCAGCCTTCTCCTTGGGGGCAACCACACCTTTTGGCTCAGGATCCTCAGGCTTCTCCTTTGCCTCCAAACCTCCCTCTGACACTCCCTCAGCGACCTCAGCGTTTTCCTTCACCCCTTCCATCAAAGCACCAGCAATGGCAGCTCCAGTTCCAGCTCCAACACCCCAGAGTATTGCTGCCGCCTCCCCACCAACAGTGAAACTTAATCTAAATGAGAG GTTTTCAGCACTGGAGACCCCAGCACCATCCCCACACATCCCCACGTCTTTCTCCTTTAATTCCTCGTTGCCCAAAACAGTTGCCTCCAATTCCAGTATTATGACCGCCCCTCCAATCTCAGCCACTAAGCCACCAGCTGTATTGG CCCCGGTGCGTCCAGTTCAAACCAGCACCCCACCCACGGTCGTCCAGAAACCTGCTCCTGCTGCCCAGGGCCGTGTCCAAACTCCACAG GCAGCTGTTAGTGTGAAGGCCTTGGAGAAGCAGCTCCAGCAAAAGAGAGACTCTGATCCCATTATGGCCGGTATATTGGAGGAG ATTGCACACTTCCAGAAGGAGTTAGATGACCTTAAGGCACGAAGCGCCAGAGCTGACTTCAAGGTTGGCACCAATGAGGAGATGAAGGAGTTGAGGAAGGAGTCAGAGGACCTCCATATTTTCACCCTGGAGATCAAGGAAACTACAGAG TCTCTCCATGGGGACATTGGTACATTGAAGACCACCTTGCTGGAGGGCTTTGCCGGAGCAGAAGAAGCCAAGGCCCAGAGTGAGCTGAGCAGAGacagaaattacagacagcTGCTGTACAAAAAACCTCTGGACCCCCGCAGCGAGGAACAGCTCAAG GAGATCCGCAGGCTGTACCAGTATGTGATGTTCGCTGTGGAAGATGTTAACGACGTGTTGGATGTGGAATGGGAGAAACAcctggagaagaagaaaaagcagaa ACATATGGTCGTGCCAGGGCGTGAGGGTCTGTTCACTACACTGGCCAACAACCTGTACATTATCAACCAGCAAAAGAACAGATTGGACCAGCTGATTAAGCAACTCACCTCACTGCGCCTCTACAACAAGACTACTGCTCCAACTATAAACCGCAGTGCTGCTACAGCAACAGCTGCTGG TTTGGAAAGCGAGCTTGAGAGTTTAAGGGATGCACTCCTGAAAGCCAGGCTGGACAGCATCCCTCCTCAGACCAAATCCAAATCTCCAG CAGTCAAGATATCACCAGTGAAACAGTCCCAGCTGCGTAACTTCCTCTCAAAGGGGCAGATGCCTCCTGTCCGCTCAACTGCACCAG CCAACCTGTCTCGCTCAGCCTTCCTTTCACCTAAATACTACGAGGATTTGGATGATGTGAGCTCTACGTCCTCCCTGTCCCAGTCCCTGGAGCCTCACCCAGCTGActtggagctggaggaggaggaactacAGCCAGAACTCCTTCCCCTCACTGTCCTTCCTCCAGCATTGTCAACCCCCCGCCACCCCACAGTCGTGAGGACCCCCTCTATCCTGCCAGGCTTTGGGGCTATCCAGTCCACCCCTTTAACAAAACTTCACTCAGTACCGGGTATGGTCTTTGGACTCAGCCCTATTGCCAGCCCCA TTCCAACTAATAAGATCAACCTCAGCGGGGCTGACAGCACTGCTCTTGCCACCAAGACAGTAAAACATGGAGCCCCACCAAGCGAGAGGACCATCCCTGTCACCCCAAACCCTGGCCAGGCTGCAGCCAATGCTGCTCTACGCAGGCAGATGGCCAATCAGAAGCCGG CTGTCGTCAATACTTCCTTGACAGAGTCCACTTTGAAGACAGTTCCTCAGGTAGTCAATGTCCAGGAGCTCAAGGACAAAGGGCCTCCTCTGCCGGTTTCCAGTACCATCag CTCATCAGTACCAGATCCAACAGCTGCGGTCTTTGCAGCAGTTTCTTCCAACCAGGCCAAACGA AATCCTTCCCAAGGTATCCAGAAGCTGTCCGCTGAAAGTACAACCGCCCCACAGTCGAGCTTCGTGTTTG GTCAACCGCCCAAAACCGACGTTTCAGCGACTCCTGCTATCTCAGCAGAGCAAAGCTCCAGCAAAGGTTTCTCCTTCACATCAGG GTCCGCAGCCTTCAGTTTCGCCTCTGTTGCACAGGGAGCTGGAATGTCACAAG CGAAGGATGTAAATAAATTCTCCTTTGTTGGAAACGGCAAAATGATGTTTGGCCAGCCTGGAGAGGAGCCGTTCTCCCTCACCCCAAACTCCACCTCCCCTGCTCTCGGCACTGCATCTCCCACCCTGCCTCCAAACATCTCAGGAGACAAACCCGCCTCTACCACAACTGCCCCCAGGACAGGGCAACAGCCCCTAAAGATAGTTGGAGGAGAGACTCTGGGCAGTTTCTCTGGACTACGTGTGGGCCACGGAGAAGAAGCTAAAGATTCAGCCACCAAACCCGCCGCTGGCTCATTTACCTTCGGGGAAACTGGAATTGGTATAGGCAAGGGAGCAGCACAGTTTGGCTTTGCTGCAGGTCTCCAAAAGTCTACAGAAGATTCTACAGGAGCAGACTTGTCCAAGGGGGCAGTGTCAGGCAGTTTGTTCAAGCCTCCTGAACCAAACGCCAAGCAGGCCTTCTCTGTTCCCCAGTCTAGCTCAGCTGCCTCAGCTTCACCCACGTCTTTCGGTAGTCTTCTCACAGCTTCTTCAGACCCCTCAGAGGAACCAAAAGTTTCCCCACAACCCTCAGAACCCACACCGCCCCCTGAAAAAGAACCTGCTACTGCAGCAGCTGTAGAGAGCGCTAGTCCCGTTGCAGTACCTGAGCCCGCAGCGGACGCAGTTGTCACGGAAACCACAGCAGCCGCAGTTCCAGCACCAACACCCGCACCTCCTTATCCCACAACCGCCCCTACCCCAGACCCTCCCTCCTACTTCACTGCAGTAACTGAAGCAACCCCTCCAACACCAGCCACTGCGGCTCCCACAATAGAAGCCACCCCAgacagcaccaccaccaccaccactgctcATGTGCCCACTGCTGTAGCACCCGTCTCCCAGGTAGCTCCAACAGCGTTTCAGGTGCCCAGCTCTGACAAACCAGGCTCCATTTTTACTCAACCTGCACCTGCAATAACAGACAGCAGTTCCCTTGGACTTACACCAGTTATCAGCACAGTTGCTGCTGCAGCCACCACTCCCACCCCTACAGTTGTTAACAGTACAACAACCACTGCTGCTAGCACTGTGTTTGGGCAACCTGCTGCACCTCCAGCAGCCCCAGCAGCCCCAGCAGCCCCAGCAGCCCCAGCAGCCCCAGCAGCCCCAGCAGCCCCCTCAGTCCCAGCAGCCACAGGATTTGGCTCAACTGCTTTTGGTGCATCGACTGGAACTGTTTTTGGCAATTCTGTGTTTGGCCAGGCGACTGGCTTTGGCCAGCCGGCCAGCAACACCGAAACATCCGGTGGCTTTTCTTTCGGCCAATCAGCATTTGGAGCAAGTTCTAACAGCGCGACTACTGGAGGAAGTCTGTTTGGTGCCGCTACTGCTACCAACGCCAGTTCCTTCTCCTTTGGCACAAGCGGTGCCATCACAGCCAGCAGCACTGGCACAGGGCTGTTTGGACAAACCACAGCACCAGCATTTGGCCAGAGCACTGGGTTTGGGCAAGGATCTGTGTTTGGAAGTAATACCACCACATCCTCATCTACAGGGTTCAGCTTTGGACAGCCCTCAGGTGAGT CTTTTGGCTGCTCTACTGCCCCCCCTGTGTTTGGCCAACAAGCTGGCAGTGGAAGTGTATTTGGACAG cagcagcagccctcaTCTGGTGGGACTCTGTTTGGCTCAAATCCAGCCAACCCAGCGGGCTCACCTGCTGGAGGGTTCTTCTCTGGCCTTGGAGGTAAACCGAGCGAAGACGCTGCCAACAAGAACCCATTCGGCGCCGGCGGCGCCCCCGGAGGGTTTGGGCAGCCTGGTCAGACAG GTGCCAACAGTCTGTTTGGGGATAGCGGTGCCAAGACCTTTGGTTTTGGACCGTCCTCCTTTGGTGAGCAGAAACCTTCAGGGACCTTCAGCACTGGTGCAGGGAGTGTCGCAGCCCAGGGATTTGGCTCCTACTCTAGCCCGACAAAATCAG GTGGTTTTGGCAGCGCTCCAGTGTTCGGGAGTCCCCCTTCCTTTGGTAGTTCCCAAGCATTTGGTACTGGAGCAACATTCGGCTCAAGCCCTTCCTTCCCCAACAACATGGTTCCCTCCGCTGGTAAAGTGTTTGGAGAGGGAACAGCGGCTTCCAGCATGGGAGGATTTGG GTTTGCCTCACCTCCCAGCGGCCCGTCCTTTGGCGCTCTAGCCAATCAGCAGAGCGCTCCGTCATTCGGGGGCCTGGCCCAGCAGGGCCCTGGGTTTGGAAGTCAGCAGCCCAGCAGTTTCTCAGGCTTTggacaacagcaacaacaacaacagcaacaacaacaacagcaacaacagcaacaacaacaaca